From the Ctenopharyngodon idella isolate HZGC_01 chromosome 3, HZGC01, whole genome shotgun sequence genome, one window contains:
- the rhot1a gene encoding mitochondrial Rho GTPase 1-A isoform X3 → MRKDVRILLVGEPKVGKTSLIMSLVSEEFPDEVPLRAEEITIPADVTPERVPTHIVDYSEAEQSDEQLYQEISKANVICIVYSVNNKKSIEKVTSHWIPLINERTDKDSRVPLILVGNKSDLVEHSSMETILPIMNQYSEIETCVECSAKNLKNISELFYYAQKAVLHPTGPLYSPEEKEMKPSCIKALTRIFKISDLDNDGILNDNELNFFQRTCFNIPLAPQALEDVKNVVRKNMSDGVKDNGLTLKGFLFLHTLFIQRGRHETTWTVLRRFGYDDDLELTQEYLFPLLKIPPDCTTELNHNAYLFLQSVFDKHDKDRDCALSPDELKDLFKVFPYMPWGPDVNNTVCTNEQGWITYQGYLSQWTLTTYLDVQRCLEYLGYLGYSIIQEQESQAAAITVTRNKRIDLQKKQTQRSVFRCNVLGARGSGKSGFLQGFLGRNLVRQKKIREDHKSYYAISTTYVYGQEKYLLLHEVLPDFEFLSEADLACDVVCLVYDISNPCSFEYCAKVYKKHYMDSKTPCVIISAKSDLHEARQYYSLSPLDFCRKHKLHPPQLFTCNTAEAPSKDIYTKLTTMAMYPHAKLRCMCSCNRCTFCICHNLLNSELVRSVKAKLYSTVLNRCSFSFVWLALFVFILHLLTSC, encoded by the exons ATGAGAAAGGACGTGAGGATATTACTAGTCGGAGAAC CCAAAGTGGGGAAGACCTCCCTGATCATGTCACTCGTCAGTGAGGAATTCCCTGATGAG GTTCCTCTCAGAGCTGAAGAGATCACTATTCCTGCTGatgtcacacctgagagagtgCCCACTCATATAGTGGACTACTCAG AAGCAGAACAGTCAGATGAGCAGCTTTACCAAGAGATATCAAAG GCTAATGTTATATGCATCGTATATTCAGTAAACAACAAGAAATCGATCGAAAAG GTGACAAGTCATTGGATTCCCCTCATCAATGAAAGAACGGATAAGGACAGCAG AGTACCATTGATCCTGGTGGGGAATAAATCTGACCTAGTGGAGCACAGCAGCATGGAGACCATCCTGCCCATCATGAACCAGTACTCTGAGATTGAGACCTGCGTGGAG TGTTCAGCCAAAAACCTGAAGAATATCTCAGAGTTGTTCTACTACGCCCAGAAGGCTGTTCTGCACCCAACAGGACCTTTGTACTCTCCAGAAGAGAAAGAG ATGAAGCCATCTTGCATCAAAGCACTTACTCGCATTTTCAAAATATCAGACCTTGACAATGATGGCATTCTGAACGATAATGAGCTTAATTTCTTCCAG AGAACTTGTTTTAACATACCCCTGGCACCTCAAGCCCTGGAGGACGTGAAGAATGTTGTGCGGAAAAATATGTCAGATGGGGTGAAAGACAACGGCCTCACACTGAAGG GTTTCCTGTTCCTTCATACACTCTTCATTCAGAGGGGAAGGCACGAGACCACGTGGACTGTGCTCAGGAGGTTTGGTTATGATGATGATCTGGAGCTGACACAAGAATACCTGTTTCCACT GTTAAAAATACCCCCAGACTGTACCACAGAGCTGAACCACAACGCCTACCTCTTCCTCCAGAGCGTCTTTGACAAGCACGACAAG GATCGAGACTGTGCCCTGTCTCCAGATGAGCTGAAGGATTTGTTCAAGGTCTTTCCCTACATGCCCTGGGGTCCTGATGTCAACAACACGGTCTGCACCAATGAGCAGGGCTGGATCACTTACCAAGGCTACCTTTCCCAGTGGAC GCTAACAACATACCTAGATGTGCAGCGATGTTTGGAGTACCTCGGTTATCTTGGTTACTCTATTATCCAAGAACAGGAGTCTCAGGCAGCCGCTATAACAG TCACCAGAAATAAGCGCATTGATCTGCAGAAGAAACAGACCCAGCGCAGTGTTTTCCGCTGCAATGTCCTAGGAGCTCGGGGCAGCGGTAAAAGTGGCTTTCTGCAGGGTTTCCTGGGCAGGAACCTTGTG CGTCAGAAGAAGATAAGGGAAGACCACAAGTCTTACTATGCCATTAGCACCACTTATGTTTATGGACAAGAGAAATATCTGCTC ctGCACGAGGTGCTGCCAGACTTTGAGTTCCTATCTGAGGCTGATCTGGCTTGTGATGTTGTTTGCCTGGTGTATGACATCAGCAACCCATGCTCCTTTGAGTACTGCGCTAAAGTCTACAAG AAACACTATATGGACAGCAAGACACCCTGTGTGATTATTTCTGCCAAGTCAGACCTGCATGAAGCACGTCAATACTACAGCCTGTCTCCGTTGGATTTCTGCCGGAAACACAAGCTTCACCCGCCACAGCTGTTCACCTGCAACACAGCCGAAGCACCCAGCAAAGACATCTACACCAAACTCACCACCATGGCTATGTATCC cCACGCCAAGTTACGCTGCATGTGCAGCTGCAACAGGTGTACCTTTTGCATCTGTCACAACCTCCTGAACTCTGAGCTGGTGCGCTCGGTAAAGGCCAAACTCTacagcacagttctgaacag gtGTTCCTTTTCATTTGTTTGGCTGgccctttttgtctttattttgcaTCTCTTAACATCATGTTAG
- the rhot1a gene encoding mitochondrial Rho GTPase 1-A isoform X2, with translation MRKDVRILLVGEPKVGKTSLIMSLVSEEFPDEVPLRAEEITIPADVTPERVPTHIVDYSEAEQSDEQLYQEISKANVICIVYSVNNKKSIEKVTSHWIPLINERTDKDSRVPLILVGNKSDLVEHSSMETILPIMNQYSEIETCVECSAKNLKNISELFYYAQKAVLHPTGPLYSPEEKEMKPSCIKALTRIFKISDLDNDGILNDNELNFFQRTCFNIPLAPQALEDVKNVVRKNMSDGVKDNGLTLKGFLFLHTLFIQRGRHETTWTVLRRFGYDDDLELTQEYLFPLLKIPPDCTTELNHNAYLFLQSVFDKHDKDRDCALSPDELKDLFKVFPYMPWGPDVNNTVCTNEQGWITYQGYLSQWTLTTYLDVQRCLEYLGYLGYSIIQEQESQAAAITVTRNKRIDLQKKQTQRSVFRCNVLGARGSGKSGFLQGFLGRNLVRQKKIREDHKSYYAISTTYVYGQEKYLLLHEVLPDFEFLSEADLACDVVCLVYDISNPCSFEYCAKVYKKHYMDSKTPCVIISAKSDLHEARQYYSLSPLDFCRKHKLHPPQLFTCNTAEAPSKDIYTKLTTMAMYPHAKLRCMCSCNRCTFCICHNLLNSELVRSVKAKLYSTVLNRHMTQADLKNSTFWLRASVGATVFAVLGFAMYKALLKQR, from the exons ATGAGAAAGGACGTGAGGATATTACTAGTCGGAGAAC CCAAAGTGGGGAAGACCTCCCTGATCATGTCACTCGTCAGTGAGGAATTCCCTGATGAG GTTCCTCTCAGAGCTGAAGAGATCACTATTCCTGCTGatgtcacacctgagagagtgCCCACTCATATAGTGGACTACTCAG AAGCAGAACAGTCAGATGAGCAGCTTTACCAAGAGATATCAAAG GCTAATGTTATATGCATCGTATATTCAGTAAACAACAAGAAATCGATCGAAAAG GTGACAAGTCATTGGATTCCCCTCATCAATGAAAGAACGGATAAGGACAGCAG AGTACCATTGATCCTGGTGGGGAATAAATCTGACCTAGTGGAGCACAGCAGCATGGAGACCATCCTGCCCATCATGAACCAGTACTCTGAGATTGAGACCTGCGTGGAG TGTTCAGCCAAAAACCTGAAGAATATCTCAGAGTTGTTCTACTACGCCCAGAAGGCTGTTCTGCACCCAACAGGACCTTTGTACTCTCCAGAAGAGAAAGAG ATGAAGCCATCTTGCATCAAAGCACTTACTCGCATTTTCAAAATATCAGACCTTGACAATGATGGCATTCTGAACGATAATGAGCTTAATTTCTTCCAG AGAACTTGTTTTAACATACCCCTGGCACCTCAAGCCCTGGAGGACGTGAAGAATGTTGTGCGGAAAAATATGTCAGATGGGGTGAAAGACAACGGCCTCACACTGAAGG GTTTCCTGTTCCTTCATACACTCTTCATTCAGAGGGGAAGGCACGAGACCACGTGGACTGTGCTCAGGAGGTTTGGTTATGATGATGATCTGGAGCTGACACAAGAATACCTGTTTCCACT GTTAAAAATACCCCCAGACTGTACCACAGAGCTGAACCACAACGCCTACCTCTTCCTCCAGAGCGTCTTTGACAAGCACGACAAG GATCGAGACTGTGCCCTGTCTCCAGATGAGCTGAAGGATTTGTTCAAGGTCTTTCCCTACATGCCCTGGGGTCCTGATGTCAACAACACGGTCTGCACCAATGAGCAGGGCTGGATCACTTACCAAGGCTACCTTTCCCAGTGGAC GCTAACAACATACCTAGATGTGCAGCGATGTTTGGAGTACCTCGGTTATCTTGGTTACTCTATTATCCAAGAACAGGAGTCTCAGGCAGCCGCTATAACAG TCACCAGAAATAAGCGCATTGATCTGCAGAAGAAACAGACCCAGCGCAGTGTTTTCCGCTGCAATGTCCTAGGAGCTCGGGGCAGCGGTAAAAGTGGCTTTCTGCAGGGTTTCCTGGGCAGGAACCTTGTG CGTCAGAAGAAGATAAGGGAAGACCACAAGTCTTACTATGCCATTAGCACCACTTATGTTTATGGACAAGAGAAATATCTGCTC ctGCACGAGGTGCTGCCAGACTTTGAGTTCCTATCTGAGGCTGATCTGGCTTGTGATGTTGTTTGCCTGGTGTATGACATCAGCAACCCATGCTCCTTTGAGTACTGCGCTAAAGTCTACAAG AAACACTATATGGACAGCAAGACACCCTGTGTGATTATTTCTGCCAAGTCAGACCTGCATGAAGCACGTCAATACTACAGCCTGTCTCCGTTGGATTTCTGCCGGAAACACAAGCTTCACCCGCCACAGCTGTTCACCTGCAACACAGCCGAAGCACCCAGCAAAGACATCTACACCAAACTCACCACCATGGCTATGTATCC cCACGCCAAGTTACGCTGCATGTGCAGCTGCAACAGGTGTACCTTTTGCATCTGTCACAACCTCCTGAACTCTGAGCTGGTGCGCTCGGTAAAGGCCAAACTCTacagcacagttctgaacag
- the rhot1a gene encoding mitochondrial Rho GTPase 1-A isoform X4, whose amino-acid sequence MRKDVRILLVGEPKVGKTSLIMSLVSEEFPDEVPLRAEEITIPADVTPERVPTHIVDYSEAEQSDEQLYQEISKANVICIVYSVNNKKSIEKVTSHWIPLINERTDKDSRVPLILVGNKSDLVEHSSMETILPIMNQYSEIETCVECSAKNLKNISELFYYAQKAVLHPTGPLYSPEEKEMKPSCIKALTRIFKISDLDNDGILNDNELNFFQRTCFNIPLAPQALEDVKNVVRKNMSDGVKDNGLTLKGFLFLHTLFIQRGRHETTWTVLRRFGYDDDLELTQEYLFPLLKIPPDCTTELNHNAYLFLQSVFDKHDKDRDCALSPDELKDLFKVFPYMPWGPDVNNTVCTNEQGWITYQGYLSQWTLTTYLDVQRCLEYLGYLGYSIIQEQESQAAAITVTRNKRIDLQKKQTQRSVFRCNVLGARGSGKSGFLQGFLGRNLVRQKKIREDHKSYYAISTTYVYGQEKYLLLHEVLPDFEFLSEADLACDVVCLVYDISNPCSFEYCAKVYKKHYMDSKTPCVIISAKSDLHEARQYYSLSPLDFCRKHKLHPPQLFTCNTAEAPSKDIYTKLTTMAMYPHMTQADLKNSTFWLRASVGATVFAVLGFAMYKALLKQR is encoded by the exons ATGAGAAAGGACGTGAGGATATTACTAGTCGGAGAAC CCAAAGTGGGGAAGACCTCCCTGATCATGTCACTCGTCAGTGAGGAATTCCCTGATGAG GTTCCTCTCAGAGCTGAAGAGATCACTATTCCTGCTGatgtcacacctgagagagtgCCCACTCATATAGTGGACTACTCAG AAGCAGAACAGTCAGATGAGCAGCTTTACCAAGAGATATCAAAG GCTAATGTTATATGCATCGTATATTCAGTAAACAACAAGAAATCGATCGAAAAG GTGACAAGTCATTGGATTCCCCTCATCAATGAAAGAACGGATAAGGACAGCAG AGTACCATTGATCCTGGTGGGGAATAAATCTGACCTAGTGGAGCACAGCAGCATGGAGACCATCCTGCCCATCATGAACCAGTACTCTGAGATTGAGACCTGCGTGGAG TGTTCAGCCAAAAACCTGAAGAATATCTCAGAGTTGTTCTACTACGCCCAGAAGGCTGTTCTGCACCCAACAGGACCTTTGTACTCTCCAGAAGAGAAAGAG ATGAAGCCATCTTGCATCAAAGCACTTACTCGCATTTTCAAAATATCAGACCTTGACAATGATGGCATTCTGAACGATAATGAGCTTAATTTCTTCCAG AGAACTTGTTTTAACATACCCCTGGCACCTCAAGCCCTGGAGGACGTGAAGAATGTTGTGCGGAAAAATATGTCAGATGGGGTGAAAGACAACGGCCTCACACTGAAGG GTTTCCTGTTCCTTCATACACTCTTCATTCAGAGGGGAAGGCACGAGACCACGTGGACTGTGCTCAGGAGGTTTGGTTATGATGATGATCTGGAGCTGACACAAGAATACCTGTTTCCACT GTTAAAAATACCCCCAGACTGTACCACAGAGCTGAACCACAACGCCTACCTCTTCCTCCAGAGCGTCTTTGACAAGCACGACAAG GATCGAGACTGTGCCCTGTCTCCAGATGAGCTGAAGGATTTGTTCAAGGTCTTTCCCTACATGCCCTGGGGTCCTGATGTCAACAACACGGTCTGCACCAATGAGCAGGGCTGGATCACTTACCAAGGCTACCTTTCCCAGTGGAC GCTAACAACATACCTAGATGTGCAGCGATGTTTGGAGTACCTCGGTTATCTTGGTTACTCTATTATCCAAGAACAGGAGTCTCAGGCAGCCGCTATAACAG TCACCAGAAATAAGCGCATTGATCTGCAGAAGAAACAGACCCAGCGCAGTGTTTTCCGCTGCAATGTCCTAGGAGCTCGGGGCAGCGGTAAAAGTGGCTTTCTGCAGGGTTTCCTGGGCAGGAACCTTGTG CGTCAGAAGAAGATAAGGGAAGACCACAAGTCTTACTATGCCATTAGCACCACTTATGTTTATGGACAAGAGAAATATCTGCTC ctGCACGAGGTGCTGCCAGACTTTGAGTTCCTATCTGAGGCTGATCTGGCTTGTGATGTTGTTTGCCTGGTGTATGACATCAGCAACCCATGCTCCTTTGAGTACTGCGCTAAAGTCTACAAG AAACACTATATGGACAGCAAGACACCCTGTGTGATTATTTCTGCCAAGTCAGACCTGCATGAAGCACGTCAATACTACAGCCTGTCTCCGTTGGATTTCTGCCGGAAACACAAGCTTCACCCGCCACAGCTGTTCACCTGCAACACAGCCGAAGCACCCAGCAAAGACATCTACACCAAACTCACCACCATGGCTATGTATCC